From a region of the Impatiens glandulifera chromosome 4, dImpGla2.1, whole genome shotgun sequence genome:
- the LOC124935189 gene encoding cucumisin-like produces MKEDVVIFPNKNHQLLSTRSWDFLHFPQRIRREHTVESDIIVGIIDSGIWPESDCFIDTGYGPPPIKWQGSCDGLTNFHCNMKLIGAKYYKNDGDFSPTDIQSPRDSNGHGTHVASIIACNLVNSEGLSGLGRGIARGGVPSSRIAVYKVCWSTGCEDEDVIVAFFDAINDGVDLLSISMGDDFSSYCEDPIAFMSFQAMNKGILTTMAPGNDGPGLLSIKNVAPWALTVAASASDRNYVTNLMLGNGKTLMGVSVNTFDPNGYSPLVYGGSVPNKRNGASSSQSRLCEPNSLNPILVKGKIVICDEYNFGEAAISAGAIGMVIQANGTKDNCDVFALPTTCLDMRSTGYNIMSYVSSSSNPIGSILKSTQVFDASAPYIASFSSRGPNPITPHILKPDLCAPGVKILGAWTLANSPTRLQEDLRRLPYNIVSGTSSACPHVTAAAAYVKSFHPSWSPAAIKSALMTTATKMSEEKTPQAEFAYGAGQINPERARKPGLVYDITLVDYLKFLCGQGYSNNDLKFLSGMHGVCNRYGTENAWNLNIPSFSIPAMPSTHFNVTYTRTVTNVGPSSSIYQAQIIAPPGLNIQVVPNVLHFSSVGQTQTFGVVFVGRISVGNIVSASLSWVSLLFDMESGGRVAGLGLELLNHSNYRIWKTCMESYMVGKNLWDIIVDENDVAPEDVAENTEASKKRKRLNAKT; encoded by the exons ATGAAAGAAGATGTCGTTATCTTTCCTAACAAAAACCATCAACTACTATCAACGAGATCATGGGACTTCTTACACTTCCCACAAAGGATTCGAAGAGAGCACACGGTTGAGAGCGATATAATTGTTGGAATAATCGATTCTGGAATTTGGCCAGAGTCCGATTGTTTTATTGATACTGGATATGGACCTCCACCAATTAAATGGCAAGGGTCCTGTGATGGATTAACTAATTTCCATTGCAATAT GAAACTTATTGGAGCAAAATACTACAAAAACGATGGAGACTTCTCCCCAACCGATATCCAGTCTCCAAGAGACTCCAATGGTCATGGAACTCATGTGGCTTCAATAATCGCCTGTAACCTTGTTAATTCGGAAGGCCTTTCTGGTCTCGGGAGAGGTATAGCTCGAGGAGGAGTCCCGTCTTCGAGGATCGCCGTTTACAAAGTATGTTGGTCAACCGGTTGCGAAGATGAGGACGTTATTGTAGCATTTTTTGATGCCATTAATGATGGGGTTGATCTATTATCAATTTCTATGGGAGATGATTTCTCAAGCTACTGTGAAGATCCCATTGCTTTTATGAGTTTTCAAGCCATGAATAAAGGAATTTTGACGACAATGGCTCCTGGAAACGATGGGCCGGGACTTTTATCTATCAAAAATGTTGCTCCTTGGGCGCTTACAGTAGCAGCAAGTGCCAGCGATCGTAATTACGTTACCAATTTGATGTTGGGCAATGGGAAAACTTTGATG GGAGTTTCAGTGAACACGTTTGATCCAAATGGTTACAGCCCTTTAGTGTATGGAGGCAGTGTGCCCAATAAAAGAAATGGTGCTTCTAGTTCTCAATCTAG ATTGTGCGAACCGAACTCACTTAATCCTATATTGGTAAAGGGTAAGATTGTCATTTGTGACGAATATAATTTTGGAGAAGCAGCTATTTCTGCTGGAGCAATAGGTATGGTGATACAAGCTAATGGAACCAAAGATAACTGTGACGTGTTTGCCCTCCCAACAACTTGTCTTGACATGCGGAGTACTGGTTACAACATCATGAGTTATGTTAGCTCATCAAG TAATCCAATTGGAAGCATATTGAAGAGTACTCAAGTTTTTGATGCTTCAGCACCATATATTGCATCATTCTCATCTAGGGGACCCAATCCTATAACACCTCATATTCTTAAG CCGGATTTGTGTGCACCCGGTGTTAAAATCTTGGGAGCATGGACACTTGCAAATTCTCCTACGAGATTACAAGAAGATTTGAGAAGGCTACCATATAACATCGTATCAGGCACCTCATCAGCCTGCCCACATGTTACTGCTGCAGCCGCATATGTCAAATCATTTCATCCATCATGGTCTCCGGCAGCTATAAAATCTGCTCTTATGACTACcg CCACCAAGATGAGTGAAGAAAAAACACCTCAAGCAGAATTTGCTTATGGAGCTGGCCAGATAAACCCTGAAAGGGCTAGAAAACCGGGCCTTGTGTATGATATTACACTAGTTGACTATTTGAAGTTTTTGTGCGGGCAAGGCTACAGCAACaatgatttgaaatttcttTCGGGAATGCATGGTGTTTGCAACCGTTATGGGACAGAAAATGCATGGAATTTGAACATCCCTTCATTTTCAATCCCTGCCATGCCTTCTACTCATTTTAATGTCACCTACACTAGGACAGTTACAAATGTGGGACCTTCATCATCCATTTACCAAGCCCAAATTATTGCTCCACCAGGATTAAACATACAAGTTGTGCCAAACGTACTTCATTTCTCTAGTGTCGGACAAACTCAAACATTTGGGGTGGTTTTCGTAGGAAGGATTAGTGTAGGGAATATTGTTTCTGCTTCTTTGTCATGG GTATCATTGTTATTCGATATGGAAAGTGGTGGTCGTGTAGCTGGACTTGGTTTGGAGTTGTTAAACCATTCAAACTATCGGATATGGAAAACCTGTATGGAATCGTACATGGTCGGGAAAAATTTGTGGGACATCATCGTAGACGAAAATGATGTAGCTCCTGAGGATGTTGCTGAAAATACGGAAGCATCGAAGAAGCGGAAGAGACTCAATGCGAAGAcataa